One genomic segment of Rivularia sp. PCC 7116 includes these proteins:
- a CDS encoding CBS domain-containing protein has protein sequence MNLILCHTTADFDTLGAAVGLTRLLEGSKIVLPGGCHPAVKDFLALHRDEYPLIERRAVVTEDIHCLAVVDTQQRERLGKAAEWLDLPNVEKIIVYDHHLEQTLDIPATESHIYPVGAATTLVVQELRKQGIALTATEATVMALGIHVDTGSLTFDHTTPEDALALAWLMRQGASLSVVSDYIEPGLSPHLQQLLKIALEDIEIEKVRGYKVGWVILATDDFVGGLSGLASELVDLMEIDALLLAHEYEKKSGNRLSIIGRSQIPETNLNEILAPLGGGGHAKAASASLKDVNSQELLIQVVEKLKNSIPHPPTARDLMSSPVRTIPSDTTIEEAHRILLRYGHSGLSVVETSGDLVGIISRRDLDIALHHGFAHAPVKGYMSKNLKTISPNSELPEIESLMVTYDIGRLPVLEDGKLLGIVTRTDVLRELHQKTINENREEEKRDSPETPTLAELRNRLAPALWEFLTKVSKEAKQRGWHLYIVGGAVRDLLLANSEEPLLIPDIDMVVDGFHNAADVGAGVELASAIQQIYPGARLDVHGDFQTAALLWHNDAKLDSLCVDIATARTEFYPYPAANPVVEASSIRQDLYRRDFTINALALRLTPPQPGKLLDFFGGLLDLQAKQVRVLHANSFIEDPTRIYRAVRFAVRLGFHLEKQTEEYIRYAIESGVYNRTAKENSKTPALQTRLKSELKYILQTSYWKSALKMLGELDALQCIHPTLKLDESLLRQLHLMERCLQKFDSGEKRFSHWQMRLEVIVAHLASEYSGKVAKNLQFPDESIKRLENLDKAKKIVLDNLDKCVKRSEVVKLLRKYDLPMLIFIALQSPRSLRRKIWYYLTVLSNVEAPLNGNDLKKLGYKPGPKYKQILDDLLTATLDKEVSDKNSAEEFLNYNYPNPQN, from the coding sequence ATGAATTTAATTCTATGCCACACAACAGCAGATTTTGATACGCTAGGGGCTGCGGTGGGGCTGACGCGGTTGCTTGAGGGTAGCAAAATCGTTTTACCCGGTGGCTGCCATCCTGCTGTCAAGGATTTTTTGGCGCTGCATCGAGATGAATATCCGCTAATCGAACGACGTGCGGTAGTGACTGAGGATATTCACTGTTTAGCGGTGGTTGATACTCAGCAGCGGGAACGTTTGGGAAAGGCTGCGGAATGGTTAGATTTACCGAATGTTGAAAAAATTATTGTTTATGACCATCATTTAGAACAAACTTTGGATATTCCCGCTACAGAATCTCATATTTATCCAGTGGGTGCTGCTACTACTTTGGTTGTACAAGAATTACGTAAGCAGGGTATTGCTCTAACTGCGACTGAAGCTACTGTGATGGCTTTGGGTATTCATGTTGACACTGGCTCTTTAACCTTTGACCACACTACACCAGAAGACGCTTTGGCTTTGGCTTGGTTGATGCGGCAGGGTGCTAGTTTATCGGTGGTGAGTGACTATATTGAGCCTGGTTTATCTCCTCATTTACAACAGTTATTAAAAATTGCTTTAGAAGATATTGAAATTGAAAAGGTACGCGGTTACAAGGTTGGTTGGGTAATTCTGGCAACTGATGATTTTGTTGGTGGGTTGTCTGGTTTAGCGTCAGAATTAGTTGACTTGATGGAAATTGACGCTTTGCTATTGGCTCATGAATATGAGAAAAAAAGTGGGAATCGTTTATCAATAATTGGTCGTTCGCAAATTCCGGAGACTAATCTTAACGAGATTTTGGCTCCTTTGGGTGGTGGTGGACACGCAAAAGCTGCTTCTGCGAGTTTAAAGGATGTTAATTCGCAGGAATTATTAATTCAAGTTGTTGAAAAATTAAAAAACTCAATTCCCCATCCACCAACTGCGCGAGATTTGATGTCTTCTCCGGTGCGTACTATTCCATCAGATACAACTATTGAGGAAGCACATAGGATTTTGCTGCGTTACGGACATTCTGGTTTATCTGTAGTAGAGACTTCGGGGGATTTAGTTGGTATAATTTCGCGGCGCGATTTGGATATTGCTTTACACCACGGTTTTGCTCATGCTCCGGTGAAAGGCTATATGTCCAAGAATCTCAAGACGATTTCACCGAATTCGGAATTACCTGAAATTGAATCTTTAATGGTGACTTACGATATCGGACGTTTACCAGTTTTAGAAGATGGAAAGCTGCTGGGAATTGTAACTCGTACCGATGTTTTACGGGAACTGCATCAGAAAACTATAAATGAGAATAGAGAAGAAGAAAAAAGAGATAGTCCAGAAACTCCGACTTTAGCAGAATTACGTAACCGACTTGCACCTGCTTTATGGGAGTTTCTCACCAAAGTATCAAAAGAGGCGAAACAACGGGGTTGGCATTTATATATAGTTGGTGGTGCGGTACGAGATTTATTGTTAGCGAATTCCGAGGAACCGTTACTGATTCCAGATATTGATATGGTGGTTGACGGTTTCCACAATGCAGCCGATGTTGGTGCTGGTGTGGAATTAGCTTCAGCGATTCAGCAAATTTACCCTGGTGCGCGTTTGGATGTCCACGGTGATTTTCAAACTGCTGCTTTGTTATGGCACAATGATGCAAAATTAGATTCGCTGTGTGTAGATATCGCCACGGCAAGAACTGAGTTTTATCCTTATCCAGCAGCAAATCCGGTAGTTGAAGCAAGTTCGATTCGTCAAGATTTATATCGCCGCGATTTTACGATTAATGCTTTGGCTTTGCGGTTAACTCCTCCTCAACCAGGTAAATTACTTGATTTCTTTGGTGGGTTATTAGATTTACAAGCCAAACAAGTTCGAGTTTTACACGCTAATAGCTTTATTGAAGACCCCACAAGGATTTACCGAGCCGTGCGTTTTGCAGTACGTCTTGGTTTCCACTTAGAAAAACAAACAGAAGAATATATTCGCTACGCAATCGAAAGTGGTGTCTATAACCGTACTGCAAAAGAAAATTCTAAAACTCCAGCTTTGCAAACTCGTCTGAAGTCGGAATTGAAATATATTTTGCAAACTTCCTATTGGAAAAGTGCTTTAAAAATGCTGGGTGAATTAGATGCCCTACAGTGCATTCATCCGACTTTGAAATTAGATGAGAGTTTACTACGACAATTGCATTTAATGGAACGTTGTTTGCAGAAGTTTGATTCTGGGGAAAAAAGATTTTCTCATTGGCAGATGCGTTTGGAGGTTATAGTTGCTCATTTAGCATCGGAATATAGCGGAAAAGTCGCGAAAAACTTACAATTTCCGGATGAAAGTATTAAAAGATTAGAAAATTTAGACAAAGCGAAGAAGATAGTTTTAGATAATTTAGATAAATGTGTAAAACGTTCTGAAGTAGTTAAGTTGCTACGGAAATACGATTTACCAATGTTGATTTTTATAGCGTTACAAAGTCCGCGAAGTCTTAGACGAAAAATTTGGTATTATTTGACAGTATTATCAAATGTAGAAGCACCGTTAAATGGTAATGATTTGAAAAAGTTGGGATATAAACCAGGACCAAAATATAAGCAAATTTTAGATGATTTATTGACAGCTACTTTGGATAAAGAAGTGAGTGATAAGAATAGTGCGGAGGAGTTTTTAAATTATAATTATCCCAACCCTCAAAATTAA
- a CDS encoding GNAT family N-acetyltransferase, whose protein sequence is MLVNLAESDEQILECFPTIFQLRPHLNKDNFVEQVRRQQKDGYQLAFIKVDNQVVAVAGFFVSESLAHGKFLYVYDLVVDENVRSKGYGKHIFDWLLDYAKSKNCNVFRLDSGVQRFDAHRFYFTQRMKIASYHFSLSL, encoded by the coding sequence ATGTTGGTTAATTTAGCCGAATCCGACGAGCAAATTCTGGAATGTTTTCCTACAATATTTCAATTACGTCCGCATCTCAATAAGGATAATTTTGTAGAACAAGTTCGTCGTCAACAAAAAGATGGGTATCAACTTGCTTTTATAAAGGTTGATAATCAAGTAGTAGCTGTAGCAGGATTTTTTGTTTCTGAATCTTTAGCTCATGGAAAATTTTTGTATGTTTATGATTTAGTTGTGGACGAAAATGTCCGTTCAAAAGGTTATGGGAAGCATATCTTTGATTGGTTGCTTGATTATGCTAAGTCTAAGAATTGTAATGTATTCAGATTAGATTCTGGGGTTCAACGTTTTGATGCTCATAGATTTTATTTCACACAAAGAATGAAAATTGCTAGCTATCATTTTTCTTTGTCTTTATAA
- a CDS encoding GNAT family N-acetyltransferase: MIIRHATENDLPAIVAIYNASIPSRMATADLEPVSVMSRINWFKKRSPLKHPLWVVETGEVIAGWLSFQPFYGRPAYHATAEVSIYIASNYQRRGLGKILLQEAIRQSPNLGLKTLIGFIFGHNEASLKLFEQFGFERWGHMPGIAELDGVERDLVILGLRLG, translated from the coding sequence ATGATTATCCGTCATGCGACTGAAAATGATTTACCCGCGATTGTCGCAATATATAACGCTTCAATACCCAGCCGTATGGCAACAGCGGATTTAGAACCAGTATCTGTAATGAGTCGCATCAATTGGTTTAAAAAACGTTCTCCTTTAAAACATCCCCTTTGGGTAGTAGAAACTGGGGAAGTGATTGCTGGATGGTTGAGTTTTCAACCTTTTTATGGAAGACCAGCTTATCACGCAACCGCCGAAGTGAGTATTTATATCGCTTCAAACTATCAGCGGCGTGGCTTAGGAAAAATACTTTTACAAGAAGCGATTCGTCAAAGCCCGAACTTGGGTTTGAAAACCTTGATTGGATTTATTTTTGGTCATAATGAAGCAAGTTTAAAACTATTTGAGCAATTTGGTTTTGAACGTTGGGGACATATGCCAGGAATTGCGGAGCTTGATGGTGTAGAAAGGGACTTGGTGATTTTAGGATTGAGGCTTGGGTGA
- a CDS encoding SDR family oxidoreductase has protein sequence MPSAIITGGSQGIGKATALLFARKGYDLVLTARSLETLEATAAEIRAIGTKVLAVPCDVSQEAEVNNLIPKALEYFGSIDVLINNAGVCMTGPIENTSLDDWHRVIDVNLWGYIHTIHALLPHFLVRSAGTIVNVGSIGGKLPLPEMTVYCTSKYAITGLTETLRLELKPKNIHVSAVHPSATNSNFMERAQFRGSSEQEAEKRRNSMSSFLESPAASKPEDVANAVWDAVKHQKDEVVVGSGSFMSAAYKFFPGLMQLAMQTSKQ, from the coding sequence ATGCCTAGTGCAATTATTACAGGTGGCTCTCAAGGAATCGGTAAAGCAACGGCGCTTTTATTTGCCCGTAAAGGATACGACTTGGTTTTAACAGCGCGATCGCTAGAAACTTTGGAAGCGACGGCAGCCGAAATTCGCGCAATTGGAACCAAAGTATTAGCTGTACCTTGTGATGTCAGCCAAGAAGCAGAAGTAAATAATTTAATACCCAAGGCTTTGGAATATTTCGGCAGCATTGATGTTTTAATCAATAATGCCGGGGTTTGCATGACTGGCCCCATTGAAAATACTTCTTTGGATGATTGGCATAGAGTAATCGATGTAAATCTCTGGGGATATATTCATACAATTCATGCACTTTTACCACATTTTTTAGTCCGCAGTGCTGGAACAATTGTAAATGTTGGTTCTATCGGTGGTAAATTACCGTTACCAGAAATGACTGTTTACTGTACCAGCAAGTACGCAATTACGGGTTTAACGGAAACCTTGCGATTGGAATTAAAACCGAAAAATATTCATGTAAGTGCGGTACATCCGAGTGCTACCAACAGCAACTTTATGGAAAGAGCGCAGTTTCGTGGAAGTAGCGAACAAGAAGCAGAAAAACGACGTAATTCCATGAGCAGTTTTTTAGAATCTCCAGCAGCGAGCAAACCAGAAGATGTTGCGAATGCTGTTTGGGATGCAGTCAAACATCAAAAAGACGAAGTAGTAGTTGGTAGTGGTTCGTTTATGTCAGCCGCTTATAAATTTTTCCCCGGATTAATGCAGTTGGCGATGCAGACATCTAAACAGTGA
- a CDS encoding ABC transporter ATP-binding protein: MSDVLLSIESLRVGYPTSSNEEEKWAVDDVSFVLQPGERMGLVGESGCGKSTLGRAAMRLLPDSTRIQGQVMFQGRPVFDMTAEQLRKFRGEAVALIFQDPMTRLDPLMTIGNHCLETLKAHSPQLSSLQAKEKAIATLKKVNIPPERWSQYPHEFSGGMRQRVAIALALLLNPKLIVADEPTTSLDVTVSAQILQELTRLCAEENMALLLISHDLAMVAEYCDRIGVMFQGKMVETGLSKEVFQNPQHEYTRSLLQAALHIQTFSTDENVDTAAEFSTSLNKKSSNVTPLLAIKELKQHYTIEPNFIERIFKGQGQTIKAVDGINLELYSGEILGLVGESGCGKSTLSRTILQLIRPTGGKVEFLGKELTSLSRKQVRSQRRQMQMIFQDPHACLNPTMTVGQNIADPLIIHNLADAGAAKEEVLWMLDKVGLNPSEMYYQRYPSDLSGGQQQRVAIARALITRPKLVICDEPVSMLDASVQSQVLDLMLELKDEFELTYLFITHDLWLARFLCDRIAVMNGGKIVELGATQAIFSNPQHPYTKTLLAAAPLLARA, translated from the coding sequence ATGAGTGATGTTTTATTGTCGATTGAAAGCCTCCGCGTGGGTTACCCTACAAGCAGCAATGAAGAGGAAAAGTGGGCAGTTGATGATGTCTCTTTTGTTCTGCAACCGGGAGAGAGAATGGGACTGGTTGGAGAATCCGGTTGTGGTAAATCGACATTAGGACGTGCAGCGATGCGATTGCTACCCGACTCTACACGTATTCAGGGGCAGGTAATGTTTCAAGGACGACCTGTATTTGATATGACTGCCGAACAACTGCGTAAATTTCGTGGAGAGGCAGTAGCATTAATCTTTCAAGATCCCATGACTCGGTTAGATCCACTAATGACAATTGGTAACCACTGTCTTGAAACTCTCAAAGCCCATTCCCCTCAACTTTCTAGCTTGCAGGCAAAAGAAAAAGCCATTGCCACCTTAAAAAAAGTAAATATCCCCCCCGAAAGATGGAGTCAATATCCCCACGAATTTAGCGGTGGAATGCGTCAAAGAGTTGCAATCGCTTTAGCGTTATTATTGAATCCGAAATTAATCGTTGCTGACGAACCGACAACTAGTCTAGATGTCACAGTTTCCGCCCAAATTTTGCAAGAATTGACCAGATTATGCGCTGAAGAAAACATGGCATTGCTACTAATATCCCACGACCTAGCAATGGTTGCCGAATATTGCGATCGCATTGGGGTAATGTTCCAGGGAAAGATGGTAGAAACTGGTTTATCTAAGGAAGTGTTTCAAAATCCGCAGCACGAATATACTCGTTCGCTTTTACAAGCAGCACTGCACATTCAAACTTTTTCTACAGATGAAAATGTAGATACAGCCGCAGAATTCTCAACCAGTCTCAACAAAAAATCATCCAACGTCACGCCCTTACTTGCAATCAAAGAATTAAAACAGCACTATACTATTGAACCAAACTTTATAGAAAGAATATTTAAAGGGCAAGGACAAACCATCAAAGCAGTAGATGGGATCAACTTGGAATTGTATTCAGGAGAAATTCTCGGATTAGTTGGCGAATCCGGTTGCGGAAAAAGTACCTTATCGCGGACAATCTTGCAATTAATTCGTCCTACCGGGGGTAAAGTTGAATTTCTAGGTAAAGAATTAACCAGTTTGTCGCGCAAACAAGTACGTTCTCAAAGACGACAAATGCAGATGATATTTCAAGATCCCCATGCTTGTTTAAATCCTACAATGACAGTAGGGCAGAATATAGCCGATCCCTTAATCATCCATAACTTAGCCGATGCCGGAGCAGCAAAAGAGGAAGTATTGTGGATGCTCGACAAAGTCGGGTTAAACCCATCAGAAATGTACTACCAACGTTATCCTTCCGACTTATCCGGGGGACAACAACAAAGAGTTGCGATCGCTCGTGCTTTAATAACCCGTCCCAAATTAGTAATTTGCGATGAGCCTGTAAGTATGTTAGATGCCAGCGTACAGTCGCAAGTTTTAGATTTGATGTTGGAATTAAAAGACGAATTTGAATTAACTTATTTATTTATCACCCATGATTTATGGTTAGCCAGATTTTTGTGCGACAGAATCGCCGTCATGAACGGTGGTAAAATCGTCGAACTCGGAGCAACCCAAGCAATTTTCTCCAACCCCCAACATCCTTATACGAAAACTTTGCTAGCCGCCGCGCCATTGTTAGCAAGAGCTTAA
- the patD gene encoding heterocyst frequency control protein PatD, whose product MSLNKQKYRAFKTLLRQLQADISSNLTNAAELRQRLASLQSFFRADIVPLTTQYPTEQSYQTEMSKQLRLLQIDIMFFQGARQASTIKERIDALTERLTTLIGYCDAILKMDKVADDE is encoded by the coding sequence ATGTCTCTTAATAAGCAGAAATATCGAGCATTTAAGACCTTGTTGCGCCAATTGCAAGCTGATATCTCTTCTAATCTAACCAATGCTGCCGAACTGCGCCAACGGCTGGCATCTTTGCAAAGCTTCTTTCGTGCCGATATTGTACCTTTGACTACTCAATATCCTACAGAGCAGTCCTATCAGACTGAAATGAGCAAGCAGTTACGGCTATTACAAATAGATATAATGTTTTTTCAAGGAGCGCGACAAGCTTCTACTATCAAAGAAAGAATAGATGCTCTAACAGAACGTTTAACAACCCTGATTGGATACTGCGATGCCATTCTTAAGATGGATAAAGTAGCAGATGACGAATGA
- a CDS encoding bifunctional (p)ppGpp synthetase/guanosine-3',5'-bis(diphosphate) 3'-pyrophosphohydrolase, translated as MNPTVVDSQINIPLPEWLEDCLNSKVDRSDPQAADKDLISRAFRFAYHLHEGQMRKSGEPYICHPVAVAGILRDLGGSSVMIAAGFLHDVVEDTEITIEEIEERFGEEVRRLVEGVTKLSKINFKSKTESQAENFRRMFLAMAQDIRVIVVKLADRLHNMRTLEAMPEHKRRAKALETREIFAPLANRLGIWHVKWELEDLAFKYLETDSYRQIQQLVADKRAAREERLTNVTETLRSRLKKAGIECVDLSGRPKHLYSIYQKMQRQNKEFHEIFDLAALRIIVKTNEECYRALALVHDSFRPIPGRFKDYIGLPKPNRYQSLHTGVIGPWGRPMEVQIRTLEMHRIAEYGIAAHWIYKESGGSSNTQLTAADEKFTWLRQLLEWQNDLKDAQEYLESIKDNLFEDDIYVFTPKGDLVALSPNSTTVDFAYRIHTEVGNHCAGAKVNGRMVPLSTKLDNGDIVDIITQKNSHPSLDWLNFSATSAAKNRIKQWYKRSRREENIARGKELLEKELGKSGFENVLKSEPMQTVADKCNYHTVEDLLAALGYGEVTLNLVLNRWREIVKEQQPVVTDLDEILSNLPTSASKALRETTTTHRNSDSPIVGVEGLMYYIAGCCTPIPGEPIIGIVTRGRGISIHRQGCQNLKNTGCERLVPVSWNNSEESKRHSQSYSVNVQIEALDRVGVFKDILSRLSDQGINVSHANVKTAINQPALIDLGIEVSDRKQLEHVFTQIKKMSDILNIRRQGQVED; from the coding sequence ATGAACCCTACAGTTGTAGATTCGCAGATTAATATTCCTCTTCCGGAATGGTTGGAAGATTGTTTAAATTCAAAAGTAGATCGTAGCGATCCTCAAGCTGCGGATAAAGATTTAATTAGTCGTGCATTTAGATTTGCTTACCATCTTCATGAAGGACAGATGCGTAAATCTGGAGAACCATATATTTGTCATCCTGTGGCTGTTGCCGGAATTCTCAGGGATTTAGGAGGCAGCTCTGTTATGATAGCAGCTGGGTTTTTACATGATGTAGTTGAAGATACAGAAATTACAATTGAAGAAATTGAAGAACGGTTTGGTGAAGAGGTAAGACGCTTAGTTGAAGGGGTTACAAAGCTTTCTAAAATCAATTTTAAAAGTAAAACCGAAAGTCAAGCAGAAAACTTTCGCCGCATGTTTCTAGCTATGGCGCAGGATATTCGCGTCATTGTTGTAAAATTGGCAGACCGCTTGCATAATATGCGGACGTTAGAAGCCATGCCGGAACACAAACGCCGCGCTAAAGCTTTGGAAACTCGGGAAATTTTTGCTCCCTTAGCGAATCGTTTGGGTATTTGGCATGTCAAATGGGAATTAGAAGATTTAGCGTTTAAGTATCTTGAAACCGATTCTTATCGGCAAATACAGCAGCTAGTCGCCGATAAACGAGCGGCGAGAGAAGAAAGATTGACCAACGTCACCGAAACATTACGTTCTCGTTTGAAGAAAGCCGGAATTGAATGCGTTGATTTATCAGGTCGTCCCAAGCATCTTTATAGCATTTATCAAAAGATGCAGCGCCAAAATAAAGAATTTCACGAAATTTTCGATTTAGCAGCCCTAAGAATTATCGTTAAAACCAACGAAGAATGCTATCGCGCTTTAGCATTAGTCCACGATTCTTTTCGTCCAATTCCTGGCAGATTTAAAGACTATATTGGGTTGCCAAAACCAAACCGTTACCAATCATTGCATACAGGTGTAATTGGACCTTGGGGTCGTCCGATGGAAGTACAAATCCGCACTTTAGAAATGCACCGTATCGCTGAGTACGGCATCGCAGCCCACTGGATCTATAAGGAAAGTGGTGGTTCTAGCAATACTCAATTGACCGCAGCAGATGAGAAATTTACCTGGTTGCGACAATTGCTAGAATGGCAAAACGACCTCAAGGACGCTCAAGAATATTTAGAAAGCATTAAAGATAATTTATTTGAAGACGATATTTATGTTTTTACACCAAAAGGCGATTTAGTTGCATTAAGCCCGAATTCGACCACAGTGGATTTCGCCTATCGCATTCATACAGAAGTAGGCAACCATTGTGCCGGAGCCAAAGTGAATGGAAGGATGGTTCCACTTTCTACAAAGTTAGACAATGGCGATATTGTAGACATCATCACTCAGAAAAACAGTCATCCAAGTTTAGATTGGTTAAATTTTTCTGCTACTTCAGCAGCCAAAAATCGCATCAAGCAATGGTATAAACGTTCGCGTAGAGAAGAAAATATTGCCCGTGGTAAGGAATTATTAGAAAAAGAGTTAGGTAAATCTGGCTTTGAAAACGTTTTAAAATCCGAGCCGATGCAAACCGTAGCAGACAAATGTAACTATCATACCGTTGAAGACTTGCTTGCTGCTTTAGGTTACGGTGAAGTCACTTTGAACTTAGTGTTAAATAGATGGCGAGAAATAGTTAAAGAACAACAGCCTGTAGTCACAGACTTAGATGAAATTCTTTCTAATTTACCTACTTCCGCATCAAAAGCACTACGGGAAACAACTACCACACATCGTAATAGCGATTCTCCAATAGTTGGGGTGGAAGGGTTAATGTACTATATTGCAGGTTGCTGTACTCCCATTCCAGGAGAACCAATTATCGGTATAGTTACCAGGGGTAGGGGAATTTCTATCCATCGCCAGGGATGTCAGAACCTGAAAAATACGGGTTGCGAGCGATTAGTTCCCGTTAGTTGGAACAACAGCGAGGAAAGTAAGCGTCATTCCCAGAGTTATAGCGTTAATGTCCAGATTGAAGCTTTAGATCGCGTTGGAGTTTTCAAAGATATTCTGTCACGCTTGAGCGACCAAGGAATCAACGTATCTCATGCAAATGTTAAAACCGCTATCAATCAACCAGCATTAATAGATTTAGGAATAGAAGTATCGGATAGAAAACAATTAGAACACGTTTTTACTCAAATCAAAAAAATGAGCGATATTCTGAATATTCGTCGTCAAGGGCAAGTTGAAGATTAA
- a CDS encoding DMT family transporter — MGYKQSIVRGAIFIIAAELMLTINGAIIKLASDGLPNEMIVCFRNVFGLLSLMPIFAREGTAIIQTQKLHLHLVRGICGVTAMYSLFFVLGNLELANAMLLKATIPIFIPLVAFSWLKESISVIARLAIAVGFCGVFLILKPGTDFNWVMLVGLFSSAFASVSMVTIRKLSATEPAVRTVLYFAIIASLVSVVPLTWAWKTPTTNEWLLLISVGICSTLVQLLTTRGYASAPASQVGVFSYSSVVFGALVGWLFWNELWDANSFVGAIFITAAGFLALRSREKAVSVNE, encoded by the coding sequence ATGGGTTATAAACAAAGTATTGTCCGTGGGGCGATATTTATTATTGCAGCGGAATTGATGTTAACTATAAATGGAGCAATTATTAAGTTAGCATCCGATGGTTTACCAAACGAAATGATTGTTTGTTTCAGAAATGTGTTTGGTTTATTAAGTTTAATGCCGATATTTGCTCGTGAAGGTACGGCTATTATACAAACACAAAAATTGCATTTGCATTTAGTGCGAGGAATCTGTGGTGTTACTGCTATGTATTCTTTGTTTTTCGTGCTAGGTAATCTTGAATTAGCGAATGCAATGCTGCTGAAAGCGACTATTCCGATATTTATTCCTTTGGTTGCTTTTAGCTGGTTAAAAGAGAGTATTTCAGTTATAGCTCGTTTGGCGATCGCCGTTGGTTTTTGCGGTGTATTCCTAATATTAAAACCTGGTACGGATTTCAATTGGGTAATGTTAGTTGGTTTATTTAGCAGTGCTTTTGCTTCGGTTTCGATGGTAACTATACGTAAATTATCGGCGACAGAACCGGCTGTACGTACTGTGTTGTATTTTGCAATAATTGCGAGCTTAGTTTCAGTTGTACCTTTAACTTGGGCTTGGAAGACTCCCACAACTAATGAATGGTTGCTGTTAATAAGTGTGGGTATTTGCAGTACTTTAGTTCAATTGTTAACTACTCGCGGCTATGCATCGGCACCGGCTTCGCAAGTGGGAGTTTTTTCTTATTCTTCAGTTGTATTTGGTGCTTTAGTTGGTTGGTTGTTTTGGAACGAATTATGGGATGCTAATTCATTTGTTGGGGCTATATTTATTACTGCTGCTGGTTTTTTAGCACTTCGCAGTCGAGAAAAAGCTGTATCTGTCAACGAGTAA
- a CDS encoding alpha/beta fold hydrolase produces the protein MQAATISSTTPIPGKYWQWRGHNVYYVKAGEKHSQRPPLLLVHGFGASTDHWRKNIAELQQDFEVYAIDLLGFGRSEKPKLQYGGDLWRDQLHDFITEVIGEKAVLAGNSLGGYASLCVAAQRPDSAAGLVLLNSAGPFSKEQPTAEPEALQTEIEPDFNQKLQNLLGDFAKSIFKLPLFQFILFQYIRQPWVIRQTLEKVYLDKSAITDQLIEEIRRPSSDKGAFDVFCSVFSTPQGEKVDVLLQQLSCPLLLLWGEADPWMSARERSQKYRQYYPQLTEYYLRAGHCPHDEVPNQLNPLLRDWVLGIGHRA, from the coding sequence ATGCAGGCAGCTACAATTTCCTCTACAACTCCAATTCCCGGTAAATATTGGCAATGGCGCGGACATAATGTTTACTATGTCAAAGCCGGAGAGAAGCATTCTCAACGTCCGCCGTTACTATTAGTACATGGTTTCGGAGCTTCCACCGACCACTGGCGCAAAAATATTGCCGAACTTCAGCAAGATTTTGAGGTATACGCTATCGATTTATTAGGGTTTGGACGTTCGGAAAAGCCCAAGTTGCAGTACGGTGGTGATTTGTGGCGCGACCAATTACATGATTTTATTACCGAAGTGATTGGTGAAAAAGCTGTATTGGCGGGTAATTCCCTCGGTGGTTATGCAAGTTTGTGTGTAGCAGCGCAACGTCCAGATTCTGCTGCGGGTTTGGTATTGCTTAATAGTGCTGGTCCCTTTAGTAAAGAGCAACCAACAGCGGAACCGGAAGCATTACAAACCGAAATAGAACCGGACTTTAATCAAAAGCTGCAAAACTTATTAGGCGATTTTGCAAAATCTATTTTTAAACTACCTTTATTTCAATTTATTTTATTTCAATATATTCGCCAACCTTGGGTAATTCGCCAAACTCTTGAAAAAGTATATTTAGATAAAAGTGCAATTACAGACCAATTAATAGAAGAAATTCGTCGTCCTTCTAGCGATAAGGGTGCTTTTGATGTATTTTGCTCTGTTTTTAGTACTCCCCAAGGAGAGAAAGTAGACGTACTTTTGCAGCAGCTATCTTGTCCGCTGTTGTTATTATGGGGAGAAGCAGATCCTTGGATGAGTGCCAGAGAACGTTCCCAGAAGTATCGTCAATATTATCCCCAATTAACAGAATACTATCTGCGAGCGGGTCATTGTCCTCACGATGAAGTTCCCAACCAGCTTAATCCCTTATTGCGAGATTGGGTTTTAGGAATTGGGCATAGGGCATAG